From Vagococcus jeotgali, one genomic window encodes:
- a CDS encoding MptD family putative ECF transporter S component encodes MKKLKVQDLILIGVYAAMYFLIVSVATMLARFTIPIYNSLLIPSVSALISGTLYLIVINKVPKFGAITLVGAIMAIFFFAFGYFPLAFLPSILFPLLADLIQYKSKFPRQLKSYLSYTIFSFGLTGPILPLWFMKDAYVSSLLKRGKDMTYVQSVFEPVTSVSFIVSMLLVVVTSLIGLKIGYSIYNKHFLRKK; translated from the coding sequence ATGAAAAAGTTAAAAGTTCAAGATTTAATTTTAATTGGTGTCTATGCTGCTATGTATTTTTTAATCGTATCAGTTGCAACGATGTTAGCTAGATTTACCATTCCGATATACAATAGTTTACTGATTCCAAGTGTATCAGCTTTAATTTCTGGTACACTTTATTTAATAGTTATTAATAAGGTGCCTAAATTTGGAGCCATTACTTTAGTTGGTGCGATTATGGCCATATTTTTCTTTGCCTTTGGTTATTTCCCTCTAGCTTTTTTACCTAGTATTTTATTTCCATTATTAGCTGATTTAATTCAGTACAAATCAAAATTTCCGCGTCAGTTAAAATCATATTTGAGTTATACTATTTTTAGTTTTGGATTAACTGGTCCTATTTTGCCTTTATGGTTTATGAAAGATGCTTATGTATCATCTTTATTAAAAAGAGGGAAAGATATGACTTATGTTCAAAGTGTTTTTGAACCTGTAACTAGTGTGAGTTTTATTGTTTCAATGCTTTTGGTTGTAGTAACTAGTTTGATTGGATTAAAAATTGGTTATAGCATTTATAATAAACACTTCTTACGTAAAAAGTGA